The window GTAGCAAAACTAAGCTTACTCATCTTAGTTAAAAATATGGCAACATTAGTCCTCAACCAAACATGCCCTACGTTCGGAAATACCTATGCATGGGGAACCGATCTGTTGGAAAATCCGAACAATTGAAGTGCTGCAGTTGACTGTTAGTGAAACAATGAAGATATATGCTGtgggaaaaaaaagtcaatgaaATGATATGTGAGACACCATAAAGTGCCCGTCGATCGTCGACAGGATATAGTTACAATAATTAACTTGATTGTAGATACCtccaaaatatagttatttctagcacagtacattgtcctaaaataaaactatttctctACCTACCTCCTCATCTCAACCgatcacaaccattctttttATCTACTTTCTCTTCTAAACCAATCATGCATTTCCTCCAATTATTTTCACCTATTTTCTTAATACTCATGCCAaccttaaaaatacttatattttagtacggaggaaatatgataaatagtttactgagaaaaaaatttgaagcTCGCTAATAGAGCATTTATCCTTAATAAGGTTGAGTTCGTTTCAATGTTTAAGCTCAAATTATGGTCACGCGAAACGAGAtaagtcattagcacatgattgtCCGAGtgttaattattacaaactaaaaaaagatttatttgattttattaaTGATATCGTTTAGTaaatatttgcataaaacatatcgtttaacagtttggaTAGCATGCTTATATACAATGAGGAAGTAGTGGTCCCAAAAAGTTGTTTAGAATGAACCCTTAGAGAGACTACTTGCATGCATAGAGGGATAAAGGAAGCCCATATGAATTGCATGCGCATAGATCGATAGTTGATATTTTGGATATTTTATCACTACAATCACCTTTGATATTTGAGCAATAGTAATATTTTAGTCATATTTGTGCAAGCAATGGTAAAATTTTGCACCGTACAAGGTGTCCTTAGTTTTAGGCTATGGGAGAAAGCCGGTGATGGCAACGACAAGTCGCAGATCCAGTGGTGGCGATGATCTAGGGCAGAGATCTGGCGGAGACGACAGGTCCCATGGCACAAGCGTGGGTAGGCTTCTATGAGGCTCCGATGGTGGATCATTGTCCACTACGCTGACGAGGAGAGCTCGTCCATGGCAGCGATAgatggagtggcggcggcgaccgctcCTTCCTCTCGTCGACggtggaggaaggagagggcggcgcagctcggctcggcttgttCGATGCGGTTCCAGATCTTGCCGAGCTAAGTCCTCCCTTTCCATCTCCACCTGCGACGAACCAACATGACGACCACTGACAGCATTATAACGATGACAAGCAGCACGGCGATGGTCGAAGACGATGCTATTTTATTTGCTTGTGTTGTTGTATGCATGTTGAAAATGGAGCGAAAAATTGATGTAGTGCTCTCTGGATGTGGATTTGATTATGGATCTAATGAGGATTTGAATTGATTTCAATTTGAATCTCTAGATGTGGATTTCAAAATAAAGCAACTTCTCTGGATATTgaatttttttggtaaaaaaccTTTTTGCTGGCAGTCGCCCATTTTCGCAGTCGGTCCTCTTAATAGCCCGCCTACGAAAATTAGCCAACTTATAAAAATTAACCTGCCTACGAAAATttattttcgcaagcggactATGTCTGTCAGCAACAATGTTTTGGAGAAGGCAAGATGAATGAAAGCTGCCACTTGTgcattcgatgcaccatattcacCACAACCGTATCCGTGGCGCTTGCCCGTTCACCCACCAGCTAAGCTCCCACTCCACGAGGTCCGCTGCCGTATCCTCCCCTGAGATCTGGCTTCACTGTCATGTTCTCCACGTGCCTCCTCATTCTCAAGCTCCACTGCCTCCTCCTTCAATAGCTTTGCACAAATGAGCTCAAGCTCTAGGTTCACCATGAGAGTGAGAGGCAACTTGGAGAGAGACGGGAGAGATGATAGGTGGCACtgctaaaaaaacatttttacatgtggtcaaaatttattttttatgcggTTGGACCAACCATCTTCCCGGAGATGTCTACGaaaatagcaatattttcaTGCGGTGGCTCACCCGCACGTGAAgatctgtgtttttcctgtgcaGGTGCTTATATTGTCcacataaaaaacaaaatatcaccaaaaaaaataaaaatcccaaaAATCGAAACCTAGTCCTGCTGCTCTCCACTCCTTAGCTACAGCCGACATATCCCATGCTCGCCGGCCATTTGAGCTTGCCGTCGCCCAAGCTTGCCGACGCTGTTGGATCCGACCAGGCTGGATCCGCCACCCTGCGCCCAGTGGCCATTGGGAGAGAAGAAGCCAAGGGAGtgagggaggagaggtggcgggATCCGCGCGGTCGCAAGACGAGCCTGCCACTGCCTGAGCTCGCCGCAGTCACTGTCGCCACTCCTACCACCGGTGGGTCCACTGCCGCTAGATCTGACCAGGCCGTATCTGCCACCCTGCGTCCTCTGGTTGTTGGGAGAGAAGAAGCCGAGGGAGTGAGGGAGGAGAGGTGTTTGATCCAAGCGATCGGAGGCCAAGCCCGCCGTCACTCGCCATCGGTGGATCTATCCCAGCCAGACCTGTGACTGACAGATCCGCCTCTCCGTGACCTCCTGCCGTCGAGCCCACCACTACTTGtcctcgccgccatcaccgtcacccccgctcccgccgtcgccgccaccagccGAGCCCCCACCAGCTCGAGCAGCGGGAAAGGAGGGGAGAAGttagagagagggggggatggGTGGGGAGAGAGATTGTGAAGAGATAAGTATGAGACTTGAAAAATTTTAAAGATGTTGGAGGGAAGACAGGAGGGAGGTCAGACTTGTAGGCAGGCCTGCGAAACTGCATTCTCGCATGCGGTCACTTAGGAGGTCCGGCTGGGAAAGTAAgtatatttttgcaaacggTCCTCTTAAGCGGCTGCATgcaaaaattcatttttttgcATCCGAACGTTCAACTAACCCCCGAGTAAATGATTTTTGCAGATAAGAACAGTTATGGCCCGCCTGCAACCTAAAGGGGGTTTTGTCCAGAAAAATTAATTATGTAGTAGTGTGGGCACCACCATTTTTCCGACTAGACTACTATATGTAAGTTCCACATAGATCAAAATTACTCTAATTTATAGTAAGGGAGTAGATTAAACGGTTCTGAGAGTTAGAGAGGGTATAATATCCAGTATTATAGTTTAAGAGATGTTTTGTAAATAAACATGACAGTTGAAGAGGTCAAATGAACTTATCCTAAGCAAGAACATACTAATCCAAAACGAAAGAGAACAAAACAAACGGAAGCATGCCATtcctttaatgataaatctatagttttcaTCGTATTATCATGTAGTCACTCCTTCCTAAAATATACTCCAACTTAGTATTGGATTAGACATATcctataatattataaattttgaaatagGATGTGTCTAATCTAGTACTAGGTTGCAGTATATTTTGTAATTGAGATAGTACTCCGTATTaattagcatttatttttttccttcaaaacACTTCACACCTTAATACTTTGTTTAGCCAGCaaccaagcaaaaaaaaatcttgcattTTACTTGAGATCACTCCCTGGTCCCTGGTTCCTTGCCAGATGAAAGCTGAAAGCGgcttctctctctatatatggcACCTCCAAAAACGATCAATTTGTCCTTCAGTCCAGACATACggattttggatttttcgcaACACAAAACTCAGGTCCTCAAGTAAGAAAGCGATTGAGATGTTATTCTACCTTGATTATATATTTATGGCAATTTTTGCTACAGGATACTTCGACTTCGTGGTTTTAGCCGTAGGACACCGCCCGAACTCACTTTTGGGgaaaaacactccataaacatgtTAATTTGCCAATGGACACCGTGCCGATTAGAATAATAATTTTTGgttgaagagaagagagaaatcgcgtaaaatgtcaaaaatgcccttgggcccacacgTCAGCTATCCaatctctcttttcttctctctctatcttcaCTCCAACGCCGCCGTCCTACGCCGATGTAGAGGTCCGCCAAATGTTGAGACGGGCTTGTGCCAACGCAGGAGGATAGGGCGGCCACCATCATCGCCACCAGCCTTTGCTCCGCGTCGCCCTGCGGGTTAACCGACAGCTTCAGGGCAGACAAGAGAGAAGCCGCCACTATGTGGTTGCCATTAGCGATGGCAGCAGCTGCCTCAGAAAGAAGCTGCCGTGATGAAGCCGCTGAGATCGGTGGCGAGCTAGACGCTGACGACGAAGCCGTGGATGAAGAGGAGTTCGTCGGGGACCGCGCCAATAGCGCGGTGTTGTTCACGACGGTCAGCAGGGGAAGCGACGGTGACGATGCGGCGGTGACGGAGTTAAGCCTCTGGATCGTGTCACCCCAATCGGAGGTCATGAAACCCGAGCCGCAACCGCTCCCTGCCGCGTTCGCCCCGCCGTCCTCACCATCTCCTTCGCCGTGACGAGCACGAGCCCCGGCGAGCGACGCCGCCCCGTGCCGCTTCGCCACGTCCTTGCCGTCCTCTACCGCTCCCGCCACAAGcgttgctcgccgccgccgccttccacctCCCTACCCCCTCCACTGCCGCTGAGGGAGGGATGGACGACGGCCTGTAGACGACGGGAGCATGGCGGCGTTGGAGTgaagatagagagaagagaagagagatgtgatagctaacatgtgggcccaagggcatttttttgacatttcacgtgaTTTCTTTCTCCTCTTCAACCAGAAATTATTATTCTAATCGGCGCGGTGTCCATTGGCAAATTACCATGTCTATGaagtgttttcccccaaaagtgagttcGGGCGGTGTCCTACGGCTAAAATCACAAAGTcgaagtgtcctgtagcaaaatttaccatttatttattatacGCTAACAAAGTAAGAGAAACTATGACTGCCGCATGTAACACATGtatataaatatgtaatttCCAGCTGAAATACTTGCCGTGTGGATGCCAGGGATAACTGTTTCAGCTGCAGGATATATGTACGATGTCTTCTACAGTAAATTGAATAGCGATAGCAATGTCTCGACTACTAGATCTTAATCTGTTCTCTGAACAAACGCGAATCCGCTTGAGTGTGATATATATTGATGAGATCTGTCCCACCATTTTACTAATTAGTACATGATGCACGTGACTAATTCGTGTTATTTGACTTTAAAATAAACATATAGTTTAGGGCAAAGAAGCACACCACATTAATAAACAGATAGTATCTCGAATTATACATGATGCACCAGTGCTAACTACTGCGCAACTTGCATAGTTCTATATATGTCTCAAGAAATTGCAACCTCTAGTTGCATACCTGCTTGTTTTGCACTGCTAATTCAAATTGGTCATTTTCAGAATATTAATGGTTTATTTGGTTGTGTGCGTGAAGGCAGTTCGATCTGTACAAACCACATGCCGTATAGGACCATAACCAAATATTTGACCAGAAATGGTAGAACCGGTAAAGATTCTCTTAACTAGCTAGCTCAGCAGAAGGGAGGACCAGATTCGGACTTTCAGTCATCATGACAAGATGAAAAAGCAAAATGCTGATGTATGAGCTGATATTCTGGACGATTTCACGCATAAttctaaagaaaacaaaagaagaaaagagtAAAGAACAGGTTTAGCAGCAGCGTTCTATCCCCTTTTAGGTAAAAAATATCTGCTTTGATCTTCTGCTCAACTTCACAACCGATTTCGATCACATATTCAcacatatgacaaaaaaaaaacatttgttaGCTTACCTACGCTGTAACTAAAAATGAACAGATCTGATGAACTCCTCACAAATCTCCACAAAAAGGGTGTGGtagttggggaaaaggaaatttGTTGGTGTCACAtagaacgtttgaccggatgtcggaaggggttttcggacacgaataaaaaaactaatttcagaactcacctgaaaaccgcgagacgaatcttttgagactaattaagccgtcattagcacatgtgggttattgtagcacttgtggctaatcacggactaattaggattaaaagattcgtctcgcgattttttccataactgtgtaattaatttttctttttatctatatttaatgattaatgcatgtgtccaaagatttgatgtgatgtttttgagaaaaaatttTAGAGAACTAAACGGGCCCAAAGACCAGACACAAGCAGTGACACAACACTGCCACTTGGACCCAGCCGGCCTCTCGCCGTCGAACTCCCAACGCAGCAGCCGCTTCGGTGGCACCGAACCCAACGCTTCAGGCACAGATCTCCgccacaacagcagcagcagctacaaGTACTCCTACTACTGGTTAACTGGTCAGGTGAATGGTCAGAGCTGCAGCCGAATAACGACTCGACACTCGACAGAGCGGCAGCCGCACAGGGCATATTTTCTGCCAGTGTCAGTGCCAGTGGGCAGAAGCCGCCCACGTCGGCCGTCCTCTACTCCTCTTCCCTCCAATTAGCTGAGGCcacaggagagggagggggaggaagcgGTTGCTGTCACGGCACAACTGTCTGTGTAGGAGAAAAATCGGTTGGTGTGGCCACCACCACCCTATCTACCGCCCTGCACTGCTGCATCTGGCATCTGCTACATTCATGCACGCCGGTCACTGTTGTGTTGAGCCGGTTGATGCGGAATTTTGGTCGTTAGGAGTAGCCTAACTAGTCTGCTCTTAAGTGTGGCCATCAGATTAGAGTATTGATCAGCGATCATGGTTACAGAAGTACAGAAGTACTAGTAGTGCTTTTCTCTTTAGATCCTTCGTCGTTTAATTTTTCCGTAAAAATTGAAAGGTGGAATTAAGACTGTATTACAAGAGTTTTAATTTGGTTAAAAATAGTACTCCTAGCAAACTCCTCCGAAATCTTTGCAGAGTTGTTAATTATATTTGAGACCTCGTCAATCCAACacaatattttcttctttttttttcgttttctatTTTGCTGGAATTTATTGGACACTTTGTAATGAAATTCTTGTGTCCAAAGGGCTTATACGATCAAGTGGTCTAAATGGATAAATTAATTACTTAGAGACTATTTATGCTAAAGCAACAAAAATAATCGTTATCTACATCATAATTAGTCCAAACGGAATATACACTTTGTGGGTCTTTACTTGCACACCATACTTGCTTTTGTCTCCTGTATCTTGTTCTTCTGGATCCCATATCTTTTCTCTTCTGTGCCAAGGTGCCGGCAAAGGCATCcccaaaacaaataaaaaaatcatagacATCACAACTAAACGTGCAGCTTGTCTTAAACAAATGCAGGTTAATAAGCCAAGAAGGGATTATGTTAGCCGCTAAATATCTCGTGGAAGATCACTCCCAAGGTGCTTCCCGTCGCAGAACAAGATCAATTATCTCACcacctaattaattaacaacaCATCTCAAGCCAATTGCGTCAagaaataaacatatataaaagaCAAGCATGTGTCACACACGATCCAGGAAAGCAATTTAATTAGCAGTTAACGGTGTGATTAAAATCTGAACTCGTGATTAATAATCTGGTGGCTAGTTAATTAGCACCATCAATTTAATTCCATGTTGGCCTCGTTGATCTATGTGTGGttatataataattattttgCAAGGACGCAAGAAAATTTCAATCTGGTGCGCCTTGTGCTGGAGTAGCATTGCCACTAAAAACCAAATCTGCAAGCACAACGCTGATCTGCCCCAACTGTGTTGTTAGGTTAAGCTGTACCCATTCTAGGATTGATACGTACAATAAATGCAGATAGAGGGAGAGACTTCTTTGTTTATTGACAACCACATATGGGTGGAGGTAGACACATATTAggtttagagaaaaaaaataagcacGGGAAAAGAACTATGGATTATTATGGCCCTCTTTTTTTAGGCTTAGTCTGattggcctagacttttaagtcagcttattggtttatatgatttataagccggtggatttaatgtcctaagtttagtagttgagtcatacatctacctcacataagccaaaaaagcttctccaatctagcttttggcttaatagtgttagagtggcttatggcttcagaaaagccaaacggaaaagctgcttgtttgtttagacttagacttttcgacttataagttggcttataagcctaaacaaagagggcctataCTTATTTGTTATTAGTGGCAATGATATGTATTTCACATGGCACTATACATTAATTAGTaattagctactccctccgtcccacaatataaaggattttaagttttgcttgcaacgtttgaccactcgtcttattcaaattttttttgcaaatataaaaaacgaaaagttgtgcttaaaatactgtggataataaaataaatcacaaaaaaataaataataattttaaaaaaatttgaataagacgagtggtcagacgttgcaagcaaaaactcaaaatcctttatattatgggacagagggagtactacatcTCCTATATATTGTCTGtgcattatataaaaatatatatactggtTGAGAGACAACTAAATGTATAGTGATGTGCCACATTCCAAATGAGCCTTGATATCTTGGGAATTAGGCCCAAGTTCTCAATTGATCGTGCATCCACAAACTGTTTCTTCAAAATGATAGCTGACTTACTTTAATCAGACATCAAATGATTAATTACTAGTACATATGATACCAGAAATGAAATCTCTCTGTATATAAAGGGAGAtgctacctctgttttttttaattttgtagcAGCAACAAAATTAAGTGTTAATATCAGCATCAGGAAACTGAAAGGAGGAAGATATAACTAACTACCTAGATTGCCTTCCCCTTAAAAAgaacataatataatcatggcGATTCTTGGGTGCAAAGCTAAAGGTTACTTCTAGAGAGAAAGGATGGAGACTTGTCAAGCAATTGGGTGATGCTTAAACTATGGTGAGAGAGTTGTGTTCTTTTGCTTGTAGAGCGACACTAGTCCAAATAGCTAGGTCGCTGAAATCAATAGGAAAGGTCTGTCCGAGAGAAACTCCAGATTAAAGCTAGAGTGTGGCCATAATGAGTGGCACAACACAACTAACTACTTCAACTAACCTCTTCCATTTTGTACCCCTGATATATAACTTCACAAAATGAACCTATGTAGTATGAACTTATTAATACCACAGCAGATTTAGTTTAGGAATTCTGACATGTATCCAATACCCTCTACCCTATCCGTTCTCAACTATCTAAAATTCTTACTCATGTACTAGTACCCAACCCCACCAGAATACGCAACCCACCAATTAAAAACAAAAGGCATTTCCAGCCACATGAGCTTGGCAAAACCACAAGACAACATGGACAAGTGTCCCCTTCTAGCTACCatgattaaaaaagaaaaaaataagagatAGAGAAAAATATTCCTCCTCAAGTCCTAATATTTTGTTAGGTagctccccctccccttccaaAACTTGCGTCCACCACTCATGTGTGGCCAAGTGGAGAATCCCCCTGTGCCAGCTTGGACTCTCTCATCTCACCCCTTTCTTTGCCTTGTTGCTTTGGTTGGACAGCCTACACTTAACCACATTCCCTTGCCAAAGCATCACCTCCTTCCCACCCCTCCTATATATGCACAAACACACATATACTCCGCACAAACACACATATACTCCACATATCCAGCTGCAGTTGCCTCTTCTACGctaccaacaacaacaacgacgacaacaacaacaagaaagcgcacaacaacaacaagaagaagaggaggcaaCAAGGAGGAGTTGAAGTGGAAGCTTTCAGCTCACCTCTGCTCCCATTCTTGCGCTTTCTCGGAGCGCAGGAATGGGCGCGATCGGGGAGTGGCGGAGGGGGCCGGTCATCGgccgcggcgcgacggcgacggtgtcgATCGCCACGGACCGCCGGACGGGCGGCGTGTTCGCGGTCAAGTCCGTGGACGTGGCGCGCGCCGGCGCGCTCCGGCGCGAGCAGGGCATGCTCTCTGCTCTGGCCTCGCCGTTCGTCGTGCCGTGCGTTGGATCCGGCgtgtcggcggcggtggacgggagcggcggggcgTGCTACGATCTGTTCTTGGAGTATGCGCCCGGCGGATCGCTTGCCGATGAGATCAAGCGGTGCGGCGGCCGGTGCGAGGAGCCCCTGATTCGGTCGCGGGTGGGCGATGTCCTGCGCGGGCTGGCGTATGTCCACGCCGCCGGGATCGCGCACTGCGATGTCAAGGGCCGGAACGTGCTCGTCGGCGCCGACGGGCGCGCGATGCTCGCCGACTTCGGGTGCGCGCGCTGGATGGCGGCCGAGGACTGCAATGCCGGCGGCGTGACGATCAGGGGCAcgccgatgttcctggcgccggaggccgcgcgcggcgaggcgcaGGGGACGGCCGCGGACATCTGGGCACTCGGGTGCACGGTCATCGAGATGGCCACCGGTGGCGCTCCGTGGCCGCGGTTTGCCGACCCCGTCGCCGCGCTCCACCACGTCGCGCACTCCGTCGACGTCCCGGAGTCCCCCGCGTGGTTCTCCGCCGAAGGGAAGGACTTCCTGGCGAGGTGTTTGATCAGAGACCCAGCCAAGCGGTGGACGGCGGAGCAGCTGCTCGAGCACCCGTTCGTCGCCTCCGCGGCATCCGATTCCACATCCAAGGCCGTGCAGATCGAGCAGCGCGTTTCCCCCAAGAGCATCCTCGACCAGTGCCTGTGGGAGTCCACCTCGACGGACTCCGACGCCACGGTGGCGCTCGCCCCCGCCGACCGTCTCCGCGCATTGTCCGCCGGCGCGTCCGTCGCGCCCGACTGGACCTGGAGCATGGACGACTGGATCGCCGtctgcggcggccgcgccgacgACCACGACACCACGCCGTCGCCACAACCCGACACCACCACCAGCTTCTTCCGCGGCGATGAGGCTTCGTCAGACCTTGTCTTCCCCGGAGGCGGTGAgctcgcggccgccgccgacggcccgcgcggccacgacgacgacgacgacgacgacgaccacggcgtcTCGAGCTCACCCTGCAGCTGGCGCCGCAGTAACAGCGCGATTAGTGGCTGTAATAATCGCAATAATAATAGGTGCTGTAACTTTACACAGACAAAGCAATGGAGTATCAAGTTggttaaaccctccccgcgtcCGAGCTGGCAGCCGATTTAATTACTTTCCCGCGTGCCGTTTCGACCGCCCGCGCCCACTTTTTCACCTTTTCGGCGGTGTCCTTTTCCGTCACGTGCCGGGCGTGAGACGTAATTAGGAGGCTACCACTACACCCTACTCCCTACTAGAACAGGTTACGGcctctgacaggtggggcccaagGAAGCGTACTGCAAACACGAGTCGGTTTAGAAATTTTAATTAGGCGTGGTGTGGTACTACTATTAGTTGCGCCTAATCGTGTTGGTTTTGGTTGAATTTTGGCATGAGGTTTGCGAGGGGGAATTGGGGTTGGGTGACGTGCAACCACCTGGGCCAAGAAGTTTTTGGGTGCAGGTGAGACTGAGAGAGGCGCCGTTGCGGTTGCGGCCACTGTGCCATTGATGGCGAAAAGCAGCGAGATTACGGGAGTTGAACGGTCGATCGAGAGTCGCGTCGCGTCCGGGTCCGGCTAGCCAAGATGGTTGGTTCGTTGGTTGGTTGAGTCGTCGGCGTCCGTTGCTCGCTGAGACCCACACCGATTCGTCCATTGATAGTTTGCTACACTTGACATGTACCCTTGGTTGTACCTGAGCTGCTATAGGAACGGCAGATGCTTTTGGGCGAAAATGTTGGTACGGTTTTTTCTCCCTCTGCTTAGCGTTAGTGCTAGTGTTAGGATTGGGTGATGCAGTGGCCTTGCCTTACTATGCCATTATTTAGGAGGAACCAAGAGTCAAGTCGAGAGCAGGAAGCAAACTGGAGTAGCTAGCAGGGCCTAAAGTACGTGAAGGCTACGCAATCGATAGCTATATGTTCCCTAATTAAGGAAGGCCCAACAGCGATTATTGAGACAGTGCTCCATTTCTTTAAATATTACGTATAAGCTTTTAATTATTcctatatagtagtattttttttacgcAGAAAGTGCACACAGCCACCCACACACACCCATCTAAGCAAACTATTAGGGTGCGTTCTGCAGCGGTGGGAGTTTCAAAGTTTTAGAGAGTTTAATGGTACAGTAAACTTTATCTCTAAAtcatttatagctaatctaataccCAATTCAATTCGTACAACGGTTACCTATAAATAtgtactacaccattaatatctAATTCCACATCTCATATACACATAACATTTTGGAATACGTATCACaattggctataaatctgtagctcatttctcatctctctcttatCTTCTTCATATATGCTTATAGAtgacttatagtctgctattgtacttgctcttatatatatactttctttttttttgcaattttatttttaagtgAATTTATTAGAGCTGCATATTTTTTATGGtaaatacacacatatataaaaatggtTCTACACTCCTCACTGTACATCAGCAACGATTCCAAATCAAAGCTGGTACAGGGTCCAACCACCGGACCTGTTTTGATTTTCATGGATAAAAAAATCATCTTAATCAGCAACACTATAATTTTGACAAATTTGATCTTATATTTGTAACATGTGAGATCATGCCTTTGGCGTTTAGGattgtaaaatttaattttcatttttcaagataaatgGAAAATTATCCTCTCTTGTGCATCATAACAAACCaataattacaaaacttgcttgaATATAACACACACAGTATCTATGTACTTTTAATAAAAGAAACTGTAACACAGTATATAAAATGAACAAATTAATGGTGATTAGTGAAACACACCATTACATTTTTGATGTGTTTCAATCAGGTTCGGAGCACCCAAATTTAGGTGCCAATGGAAACGTCCCCCTTACACATAAGTAGTACAGTAGCTGGAAGAAGAAGGGTGCCTACCCACAATTGGGCGACAGATTCAGCTCACGCACCTTAATTTGATGGACACACGCGTTCCAGGTGCGCGCACGGATTCGTCCGGTTAAAACACAAACATCACCGGAGGTCGGACGACGGACGGAGGTGCATGCACATGCGTGCATGAATGAGTTCACgcggctcgcgcgcgcgcgcgcgaggcacTCTTGCTCTCGTTAATTTGGGCCAGTGTCACGCACCTACTTACGTGCCGCTAATCCGCACAACGTACGC of the Oryza sativa Japonica Group chromosome 2, ASM3414082v1 genome contains:
- the LOC4329172 gene encoding mitogen-activated protein kinase kinase kinase 18; translated protein: MGAIGEWRRGPVIGRGATATVSIATDRRTGGVFAVKSVDVARAGALRREQGMLSALASPFVVPCVGSGVSAAVDGSGGACYDLFLEYAPGGSLADEIKRCGGRCEEPLIRSRVGDVLRGLAYVHAAGIAHCDVKGRNVLVGADGRAMLADFGCARWMAAEDCNAGGVTIRGTPMFLAPEAARGEAQGTAADIWALGCTVIEMATGGAPWPRFADPVAALHHVAHSVDVPESPAWFSAEGKDFLARCLIRDPAKRWTAEQLLEHPFVASAASDSTSKAVQIEQRVSPKSILDQCLWESTSTDSDATVALAPADRLRALSAGASVAPDWTWSMDDWIAVCGGRADDHDTTPSPQPDTTTSFFRGDEASSDLVFPGGGELAAAADGPRGHDDDDDDDDHGVSSSPCSWRRSNSAISGCNNRNNNRCCNFTQTKQWSIKLVKPSPRPSWQPI